One Triticum dicoccoides isolate Atlit2015 ecotype Zavitan chromosome 4B, WEW_v2.0, whole genome shotgun sequence genomic window carries:
- the LOC119294810 gene encoding zinc finger protein CONSTANS-LIKE 16-like, producing MASAGAAIGARAARACDGCMRRRARWHCAADDAYLCQACDASVHSANPLARRHHRVRLPSSSSPAATSSLQHADPDEPAWLHGLKRRPRTPRSKPGTVGKHGAPAAAKAAAASAVPDLEAEDSGSGIVGDNDDVHGVEVDDEDLLYRVPVFDPMLAELYNPMPVDEFREPLEQKPAVCCFSSLAKQPSSEYASGVAGAADGFTGFDVVPDMELASFAADMESLLMGGVEEGFDDLRFLDEEKPQLNLDFDMADFDDQSTAAPAPEQESLEDRKRKRSDSGMILKLDYERVIDSWAHDGGSPWFYGERPHIDPGDDSWLELPAGSRGFGLGAAVTAVTGGEREARVSRYREKRRTRLFAKKIRYEVRKLNAEKRPRMKGRFVKRTALPPLPPRPPMVLAGHGHGGAHGRFRF from the exons ATGGCGAGCGCCGGCGCGGCGATCGGAGCGCGCGCGGCCCGCGCCTGCGACGGCTGCATGCGGCGGCGGGCGCGGTGGCACTGCGCCGCGGACGACGCCTACCTGTGCCAGGCGTGCGACGCCTCCGTCCACTCGGCCAACCCGCTCGCGCGGCGCCACCACCGGGTGCGCCTCCCCTCCTCGTCCTCGCcggcggccacctcctccctccagcACGCCGACCCCGACGAGCCCGCGTGGCTGCACGGGCTCAAGCGCCGGCCGCGCACGCCGCGGTCCAAGCCCGGGACGGTGGGCAAGCacggcgcgcccgccgccgcgAAGGCCGCGGCTGCCTCGGCGGTCCCCGATCTCGAGGCGGAGGACTCCGGCTCCGGCATCGTGGGTGACAACGACGACGTCCACGGCGTGGAGGTCGACGACGAGGATCTCCTGTACCGCGTCCCGGTGTTCGACCCCATGCTCGCCGAGCTCTACAACCCCATGCCGGTCGACGAGTTCCGGGAGCCTCTCGAGCAGAAGCCCGCCGTCTGCTGCTTCTCGTCGCTTGCCAAGCAGCCGTCGTCGGAGTACGCCTCGGGCGTggccggggcggcagacgggttcaCCGGTTTCGACGTCGTGCCGGACATGGAGCTCGCCAGCTTCGCCGCGGACATGGAGAGCCTGCTCATGGGAGGAGTAGAAGAGGGGTTCGACGACCTGCGGTTCTTGGACGAAGAGAAGCCCCAGCTGAACCTTGACTTCGACATGGCGGACTTCGATGATCAGAGCACCGCGGCGCCGGCGCCGGAGCAAGAGTCGTTAGAGGACAGGAAAAGGAAGCGGTCGGACTCGGGGATGATACTTAAGCTCGACTACGAGAGGGTCATCGACTCCTGGGCCCATGACGGCGGCTCGCCGTGGTTCTACGGCGAGCGCCCCCACATCGACCCCGGTGATGATTCCTGGCTGGAGTTACCG GCGGGGAGCCGGGGGTTCGGGCTCGGCGCAGCGGTGACGGCGGTGACCGGCGGCGAGCGGGAGGCGCGGGTGTCGCGGTACCGGGAGAAGCGGCGGACGCGGCTGTTCGCCAAGAAGATCCGGTACGAGGTGCGCAAGCTCAACGCCGAGAAGCGGCCGCGGATGAAGGGCCGGTTCGTGAAGCGCACCGCGCTGCCACCGCTGCCGCCGCGGCCGCCGATGGTGCTCGCGGGCCACGGCCACGGCGGCGCGCACGGGCGCTTCCGTTTTTGA